In Papaver somniferum cultivar HN1 chromosome 1, ASM357369v1, whole genome shotgun sequence, a genomic segment contains:
- the LOC113312270 gene encoding protein trichome birefringence-like 12 isoform X2: MASKISSTTLLTFLIFLTCLLLYLYSTILPFFTSQTQSTPPFSNFKKNPPPCNYFRGEWISDPNRKPIYDSTCPFHRNSWNCLKNGRENMEKISSWKWVPENCGDSFDRINPLEFLEFMKDKSIGFIGDSLNENFITSFLCILRGGDDGAVKWKGKKGVWRGGYFPKYNVTVAYHRAVLLANYEFQPIPQLDQSKYPGLKGVYRVDVDVPSDKWADVTKFYDVLVFNTGHWWGYDKFPKETPLVFYRDGKPIVPPLGMQSGLKVVLESMVSYIQREVPLTTLKFWRLQSPRHFYGGDWNQNGSCLFDNPFEESQPQQQWCEQRSKTSE; encoded by the exons ATGGCATCAAAAATCTCATCAACAACTCTATTGACATTCCTCATCTTCTTAACTTGTCTCCTCCTCTATCTCTACTCAACAATCCTCCCGTTCTTCACATCACAAACCCAATCAACACCACCATTCTCAAATTTCAAGAAAAACCCACCACCATGTAATTACTTCAGAGGAGAATGGATATCAGACCCAAATCGAAAACCGATTTATGATTCAACCTGCCCATTTCATAGAAACTCATGGAACTGTTTGAAAAATGGTAGAGAGAATATGGAAAAGATCAGTTCATGGAAATGGGTACCTGAGAATTGTGGCGATTCTTTTGATAGAATCAATCCATTGGAATTTTTAGAGTTTATGAAGGATAAGAGTATTGGGTTTATTGGTGATTCATTGAATGAGAATTTTATTACCAGTTTTCTTTGTATTTTGAGAGGAGGTGATGATGGGGCAGTGAAATGGAAGGGGAAGAAGGGGGTTTGGAGAGGGGGTTATTTTCCTAAGTATAATGTTACCGTCGCGTATCATCGAGCCGTGTTGCTTGCGAATTACGA GTTTCAGCCAATACCACAGTTGGATCAGTCGAAATATCCTGGACTGAAGGGGGTATACCGCGTGGATGTGGATGTTCCATCAGATAAGTGGGCTGATGTCACAAAATTCTATGATGTCCTGGTGTTCAATACTGGGCACTG GTGGGGATATGATAAGTTTCCAAAAGAGACTCCTCTCGTCTTTTATAGGGATGGAAAACCGATAGTTCCCCCCTTGGGAATGCAAAGTGGTCTTAAAGTCGTACTTGAGAGTATGGTATCTTACATACAAAGGGAAGTTCCTCTTACAACCCTCAAGTTCTGGCGTTTACAGTCACCTCGGCATTTCTATGGTGGAGACTGGAATCAAAATGGGAGTTGCTTATTCGACAATCCTTTTGAAGAAAGTCAG CCCCAGCAACAATGGTGTGAACAAAGAAGTAAGACAAGTGAATAG
- the LOC113312270 gene encoding protein trichome birefringence-like 12 isoform X1, translating to MASKISSTTLLTFLIFLTCLLLYLYSTILPFFTSQTQSTPPFSNFKKNPPPCNYFRGEWISDPNRKPIYDSTCPFHRNSWNCLKNGRENMEKISSWKWVPENCGDSFDRINPLEFLEFMKDKSIGFIGDSLNENFITSFLCILRGGDDGAVKWKGKKGVWRGGYFPKYNVTVAYHRAVLLANYEFQPIPQLDQSKYPGLKGVYRVDVDVPSDKWADVTKFYDVLVFNTGHWWGYDKFPKETPLVFYRDGKPIVPPLGMQSGLKVVLESMVSYIQREVPLTTLKFWRLQSPRHFYGGDWNQNGSCLFDNPFEESQLDIWFSPSNNGVNKEVRQVNSLIEDALQGSDIQLLPLTHLSEFRADAHPAIWLGKKDAVAVWGQDCMHWCLPGLPDTWVDILSALIHYNLGSG from the exons ATGGCATCAAAAATCTCATCAACAACTCTATTGACATTCCTCATCTTCTTAACTTGTCTCCTCCTCTATCTCTACTCAACAATCCTCCCGTTCTTCACATCACAAACCCAATCAACACCACCATTCTCAAATTTCAAGAAAAACCCACCACCATGTAATTACTTCAGAGGAGAATGGATATCAGACCCAAATCGAAAACCGATTTATGATTCAACCTGCCCATTTCATAGAAACTCATGGAACTGTTTGAAAAATGGTAGAGAGAATATGGAAAAGATCAGTTCATGGAAATGGGTACCTGAGAATTGTGGCGATTCTTTTGATAGAATCAATCCATTGGAATTTTTAGAGTTTATGAAGGATAAGAGTATTGGGTTTATTGGTGATTCATTGAATGAGAATTTTATTACCAGTTTTCTTTGTATTTTGAGAGGAGGTGATGATGGGGCAGTGAAATGGAAGGGGAAGAAGGGGGTTTGGAGAGGGGGTTATTTTCCTAAGTATAATGTTACCGTCGCGTATCATCGAGCCGTGTTGCTTGCGAATTACGA GTTTCAGCCAATACCACAGTTGGATCAGTCGAAATATCCTGGACTGAAGGGGGTATACCGCGTGGATGTGGATGTTCCATCAGATAAGTGGGCTGATGTCACAAAATTCTATGATGTCCTGGTGTTCAATACTGGGCACTG GTGGGGATATGATAAGTTTCCAAAAGAGACTCCTCTCGTCTTTTATAGGGATGGAAAACCGATAGTTCCCCCCTTGGGAATGCAAAGTGGTCTTAAAGTCGTACTTGAGAGTATGGTATCTTACATACAAAGGGAAGTTCCTCTTACAACCCTCAAGTTCTGGCGTTTACAGTCACCTCGGCATTTCTATGGTGGAGACTGGAATCAAAATGGGAGTTGCTTATTCGACAATCCTTTTGAAGAAAGTCAG CTTGATATTTGGTTTAGCCCCAGCAACAATGGTGTGAACAAAGAAGTAAGACAAGTGAATAGTTTGATCGAGGACGCACTGCAAGGCTCAGATATCCAGTTACTACCTCTGACTCACTTGAGTGAGTTCAGGGCAGACGCTCATCCAGCGATTTGGTTAGGAAAGAAAGATGCAGTTGCAGTCTGGGGTCAAGACTGTATGCATTGGTGCCTACCTGGTTTGCCCGATACATGGGTCGATATCTTGTCAGCACTGATTCATTATAATTTGGGCAGTGGGTGA